The following proteins are co-located in the Archocentrus centrarchus isolate MPI-CPG fArcCen1 unplaced genomic scaffold, fArcCen1 scaffold_53_ctg1, whole genome shotgun sequence genome:
- the LOC115777438 gene encoding uncharacterized protein LOC115777438 isoform X1, translated as MAAGRFAALRWSLLSVCVLLISAEQKNITAESGQNVTLICRAPNNNNNNNKTIVGVEWSRADLKEEYVLLYRDDFELYKQHPAFKSRVDLQDSQMKDGDVSLILKNVTTADSGRYEARVKMGKTFRKRAYLDGDPFCTFNLRVVPHGQKIITAESGQNVTLTCRGPNHIIAVEWSRADLKSQYVFVWWEGQVLPEEQHQYFKNRVDLQDRQMKDGDVSVILKNVTINDAGTYECRVQRGDDSVELISIITLSVAPPGPTEQNQEDGGKEDGARRAHLPLVEQSPENWSSASRTRPDDLSNHWSTAYGTTVDDLYNDRSTASWTRVDNLSYHWSTVSGTRVDDLSNHWSSTSETRIH; from the exons agcagaaaaacatcacagctgagtcTGGACAGAATGTCACTCTGATATGTCGAgccccaaacaacaacaacaacaacaacaaaaccatcGTAGGTgtagagtggagcagagctgacctgaAGGAAGAATATGTCCTTTTGTACCGCGATGACTTTGAACTGTATAAACAGCATCCGGCCTTTAAGAgccgggtggatctgcaggacagtcagatgaaggatggagacgtgtctttGATTCTGAAGAACGTGACGACTGCTGACAGTGGAAGATATGAGGCTCGTGTGAAGATGGGAAAAACATTCAGGAAGAGAGCTTATCTGGACGGTGACCCCTTCTGTACCTTCAACCTGAGAGTTGTCCCTCATG ggCAGAAAATAATCACAGCTGAATCTGGACAGAACGTCACTCTGACATGTCGAGGTCCAAATCACATCATCGCTgtagagtggagcagagctgatcTGAAGTCACAGTATGTGTTTGTATGGTGGGAAGGTCAGGTTCTTCCAGAAGAGCAGCATCAGTATTTTaagaaccgggtggatctgcaggacagacagatgaaggatggagacgtgtctgtgatTCTGAAGAACGTGACGATTAATGATGCTGGAACATACGAGTGTCGTGTCCAGAGAGGAGATGACAGTGTGGAgctcatcagcatcatcaccctGAGTGttgctcctccag gtccaacagaacaaaaccaagaagatggagggaaggaggatggaGCCAGAAGAGCACATCTTCCACTG GTAGAACAGTCCCCCGAGAACTGGTCCTCTGCGAGCAGGACTAGGCCGGATGACCTGTCTAACCACTGGTCCACTGCGTACGGGACTACGGTGGATGATCTGTACAATGACCggtccactgcaagctggactAGAGTGGACAACCTGTCTTACCACTGGTCCACTGTAAGCGGTACTAGGGTTGACGACCTGTCCAACCACTGGTCCTCTACAAGTGAGACTAGG ATACATTAA
- the LOC115777438 gene encoding uncharacterized protein LOC115777438 isoform X3, whose protein sequence is MAAGRFAALRWSLLSVCVLLISAEQKNITAESGQNVTLICRAPNNNNNNNKTIVGVEWSRADLKEEYVLLYRDDFELYKQHPAFKSRVDLQDSQMKDGDVSLILKNVTTADSGRYEARVKMGKTFRKRAYLDGDPFCTFNLRVVPHGQKIITAESGQNVTLTCRGPNHIIAVEWSRADLKSQYVFVWWEGQVLPEEQHQYFKNRVDLQDRQMKDGDVSVILKNVTINDAGTYECRVQRGDDSVELISIITLSVAPPGPTEQNQEDGGKEDGARRAHLPLVVPL, encoded by the exons agcagaaaaacatcacagctgagtcTGGACAGAATGTCACTCTGATATGTCGAgccccaaacaacaacaacaacaacaacaaaaccatcGTAGGTgtagagtggagcagagctgacctgaAGGAAGAATATGTCCTTTTGTACCGCGATGACTTTGAACTGTATAAACAGCATCCGGCCTTTAAGAgccgggtggatctgcaggacagtcagatgaaggatggagacgtgtctttGATTCTGAAGAACGTGACGACTGCTGACAGTGGAAGATATGAGGCTCGTGTGAAGATGGGAAAAACATTCAGGAAGAGAGCTTATCTGGACGGTGACCCCTTCTGTACCTTCAACCTGAGAGTTGTCCCTCATG ggCAGAAAATAATCACAGCTGAATCTGGACAGAACGTCACTCTGACATGTCGAGGTCCAAATCACATCATCGCTgtagagtggagcagagctgatcTGAAGTCACAGTATGTGTTTGTATGGTGGGAAGGTCAGGTTCTTCCAGAAGAGCAGCATCAGTATTTTaagaaccgggtggatctgcaggacagacagatgaaggatggagacgtgtctgtgatTCTGAAGAACGTGACGATTAATGATGCTGGAACATACGAGTGTCGTGTCCAGAGAGGAGATGACAGTGTGGAgctcatcagcatcatcaccctGAGTGttgctcctccag gtccaacagaacaaaaccaagaagatggagggaaggaggatggaGCCAGAAGAGCACATCTTCCACTGGTGGTGCCACT GTAG
- the LOC115777438 gene encoding uncharacterized protein LOC115777438 isoform X2, producing MAAGRFAALRWSLLSVCVLLISAEQKNITAESGQNVTLICRAPNNNNNNNKTIVGVEWSRADLKEEYVLLYRDDFELYKQHPAFKSRVDLQDSQMKDGDVSLILKNVTTADSGRYEARVKMGKTFRKRAYLDGDPFCTFNLRVVPHGQKIITAESGQNVTLTCRGPNHIIAVEWSRADLKSQYVFVWWEGQVLPEEQHQYFKNRVDLQDRQMKDGDVSVILKNVTINDAGTYECRVQRGDDSVELISIITLSVAPPGPTEQNQEDGGKEDGARRAHLPLVVPLYIKGTT from the exons agcagaaaaacatcacagctgagtcTGGACAGAATGTCACTCTGATATGTCGAgccccaaacaacaacaacaacaacaacaaaaccatcGTAGGTgtagagtggagcagagctgacctgaAGGAAGAATATGTCCTTTTGTACCGCGATGACTTTGAACTGTATAAACAGCATCCGGCCTTTAAGAgccgggtggatctgcaggacagtcagatgaaggatggagacgtgtctttGATTCTGAAGAACGTGACGACTGCTGACAGTGGAAGATATGAGGCTCGTGTGAAGATGGGAAAAACATTCAGGAAGAGAGCTTATCTGGACGGTGACCCCTTCTGTACCTTCAACCTGAGAGTTGTCCCTCATG ggCAGAAAATAATCACAGCTGAATCTGGACAGAACGTCACTCTGACATGTCGAGGTCCAAATCACATCATCGCTgtagagtggagcagagctgatcTGAAGTCACAGTATGTGTTTGTATGGTGGGAAGGTCAGGTTCTTCCAGAAGAGCAGCATCAGTATTTTaagaaccgggtggatctgcaggacagacagatgaaggatggagacgtgtctgtgatTCTGAAGAACGTGACGATTAATGATGCTGGAACATACGAGTGTCGTGTCCAGAGAGGAGATGACAGTGTGGAgctcatcagcatcatcaccctGAGTGttgctcctccag gtccaacagaacaaaaccaagaagatggagggaaggaggatggaGCCAGAAGAGCACATCTTCCACTGGTGGTGCCACT ATACATTAAGGGTACAACATGA
- the LOC115777438 gene encoding uncharacterized protein LOC115777438 isoform X4, whose product MAAGRFAALRWSLLSVCVLLISAEQKNITAESGQNVTLICRAPNNNNNNNKTIVGVEWSRADLKEEYVLLYRDDFELYKQHPAFKSRVDLQDSQMKDGDVSLILKNVTTADSGRYEARVKMGKTFRKRAYLDGDPFCTFNLRVVPHGQKIITAESGQNVTLTCRGPNHIIAVEWSRADLKSQYVFVWWEGQVLPEEQHQYFKNRVDLQDRQMKDGDVSVILKNVTINDAGTYECRVQRGDDSVELISIITLSVAPPGPTEQNQEDGGKEDGARRAHLPLIH is encoded by the exons agcagaaaaacatcacagctgagtcTGGACAGAATGTCACTCTGATATGTCGAgccccaaacaacaacaacaacaacaacaaaaccatcGTAGGTgtagagtggagcagagctgacctgaAGGAAGAATATGTCCTTTTGTACCGCGATGACTTTGAACTGTATAAACAGCATCCGGCCTTTAAGAgccgggtggatctgcaggacagtcagatgaaggatggagacgtgtctttGATTCTGAAGAACGTGACGACTGCTGACAGTGGAAGATATGAGGCTCGTGTGAAGATGGGAAAAACATTCAGGAAGAGAGCTTATCTGGACGGTGACCCCTTCTGTACCTTCAACCTGAGAGTTGTCCCTCATG ggCAGAAAATAATCACAGCTGAATCTGGACAGAACGTCACTCTGACATGTCGAGGTCCAAATCACATCATCGCTgtagagtggagcagagctgatcTGAAGTCACAGTATGTGTTTGTATGGTGGGAAGGTCAGGTTCTTCCAGAAGAGCAGCATCAGTATTTTaagaaccgggtggatctgcaggacagacagatgaaggatggagacgtgtctgtgatTCTGAAGAACGTGACGATTAATGATGCTGGAACATACGAGTGTCGTGTCCAGAGAGGAGATGACAGTGTGGAgctcatcagcatcatcaccctGAGTGttgctcctccag gtccaacagaacaaaaccaagaagatggagggaaggaggatggaGCCAGAAGAGCACATCTTCCACTG ATACATTAA